The Solicola gregarius DNA window TACTCGACGTTACCCGCCGGGCCGGGCAGTGGGCTCGCGGCGAGGCCGCGGGTGCCCCAGCCGAGCTCTGCGGCCCGGCCGCAGACCGACAGGATCGCCTCCACCCGCAATGCGGGTTCGCGTACGACGCCGTTCTTGCCGAGCCGGCCCTTCCCCACCTCGAACTGCGGCTTGACCATCAGCACCTGGTCGCCGCCGTCGGTGGACACGGCGGACAACGCCGGGAGGACGACCGTCAGCGAGATGAAGGACAGATCGGAGGTGACGAGGTCGACGGCGCCCCCGATCTGCTCCGTGCTCAGGTGCCGCACGTTCGTCCGGTCGTGCACCTCGACACGCGGATCGTTGCGCAATGACCACGCGAGCTGGCCGTAGCCGACGTCGACGGCCACCACCGATGCCGCACCGCGACGAAGCAGCACATCGGTGAAGCCACCGGTCGACGCGCCGGCGTCGAGACAGCGGCGCCCCTCGACCTCGAGTCCGTCCGGCCCGAACTCGTCGAGTGCGCCGATGAGCTTGTGCGCGCCGCGCGACGCGTACGACGGCGTCTCGTCGCGCTCGCGTACGACGATCGCCTGGTCCGTCGAGACACCGGTGGCCGGCTTCTGTGCGATCAGGCCGCCAACGGTGACCGCGCCGTCGGCGATGAGCGTGCTCGCCTCTTCGCGGGAACGTGCGAGACCGCGGCGTACGAGCTCGGCGTCGAGTCGGAGTCGC harbors:
- a CDS encoding TlyA family RNA methyltransferase, giving the protein MTKRLRLDAELVRRGLARSREEASTLIADGAVTVGGLIAQKPATGVSTDQAIVVRERDETPSYASRGAHKLIGALDEFGPDGLEVEGRRCLDAGASTGGFTDVLLRRGAASVVAVDVGYGQLAWSLRNDPRVEVHDRTNVRHLSTEQIGGAVDLVTSDLSFISLTVVLPALSAVSTDGGDQVLMVKPQFEVGKGRLGKNGVVREPALRVEAILSVCGRAAELGWGTRGLAASPLPGPAGNVEYFCWLRRDADPADPEHAAAVVAGGPDGEKVT